In the genome of Drosophila yakuba strain Tai18E2 chromosome 3R, Prin_Dyak_Tai18E2_2.1, whole genome shotgun sequence, one region contains:
- the LOC6536757 gene encoding phospholipid-transporting ATPase ID isoform X2 yields the protein MIGGRRCSEAARRLRRRPDTLELSVLDGQPMETELQEDNERTPTTGAGNGNESGTEAVEASCSASSKRTRWFQFARSSKNRRKRLRCDEDEEVVQQDRRNSDVEGSRRACLAQPEGMNIGSSTQTIATPLMVGDSFYSLAPGGGNPSAHKSDDQELYKQRDPSVASESKSVPSMRRLSQIRRRRSSYYFSENERRIRANDKEFNAQFKYHNNYIKTSKYSLFTFLPFNLLEQFQRLANFYFLCLLVLQLIPAISSLTPVTTAIPLIGVLTLTAVKDAYDDIQRHISDSQVNNRKSKTLRNGKLVEAKWSEVQVGDVIRLDNNQFVAADTLLLSTSEPNGLCFIETAELDGETNLKAKQCLTETIELGDRHDLLWNFNGEIICERPNNLLNKFDGTLIWRGQRFALDNEKILLRGCVLRNTQWCYGVVVFAGVDTKLMQNSGKTQFKSTGVDRLLNFIIIGIVLFLVSICALFAIGCAIWEGLIGQHFQLYLPWEHIIPKDYIPTGATVIGLLVFFSYAIVLNTVVPISLYVSVEVIRFVQSFLINWDEEMYYPTTNTYAKARTTTLNEELGQIQYIFSDKTGTLTQNIMTFNKCSINGRSYGDVIDLRTGELVEITEQTIFQNSNTNNRPSPTCGAIVAPPAAPPPIILVHKAEVHAKKSSLLVSSSGEAQVVPERPKSDDERPAPPLEAGEKRPGLKHVRYSAPSRSQDEDSGRLSPRVSGSRGLSPPIGNEERRSSGGFKRIGAGCMQRQLSRTSSCDKVKILHDSQQTETHNMHHSSHNRKRLVKIRFKKAPSTATLGVVFSQLEHHLEEEPQSTSALSTTKHHHRHKAFATNWSSSPHRVHALQSVDFSANPHHESDFRWYDRSLLDAVRSDEEHSHVFFRLLALCHTVMAETVDGKLEYQAQSPDEAALVSAARNFGFVFRTRTPNSITIEVMGQTEEYELLNILDFNNVRKRMSVILRRGDSMVLYCKGADNVIYDRLHGGQEDLKARTQDHLNKFAGEGLRTLALAERRLTEQYYNDWRSRQQEAALSMDSREQKLNAIYEEIESEMQLVGVTAIEDKLQDGVPKSIANLQNAGIKIWVLTGDKQETAINIGYSCQLLTDELADVFIVDGNSVEEVEKQLRQFKESIKIYNRFRPGGFDAFDRLNSDSNMDPLSVTMTQTSAFMQETNLPPTPPPPPAISVVTFRWDEKNKDNKGGPDSAECNDLFGDEKGSDDGGTASIVVDENTGFALVVNGHSLVHCLSPELENKFLDIASQCKAVICCRVTPLQKALVVELIKRAKNAVTLAIGDGANDVSMIKAAHIGVGISGQEGLQAVLSSDYSIAQFRYLERLLLVHGRWSYYRMCKFLRYFFYKNFAFTLCHCWYSLFCGFSAQTVFDPMFISVYNLFYTSLPVLALGVFEQDVSDKNSLEFPRLYTPGLKSELFNIREFIYSVLHGAFTSLVLFLIPYGVYKDGVSANGFIVSDHMTLGAVVATILIVDNTAQISLYTSYWTVVNHVTIWGSLVWYFVLDYFYNYVIGGPYVGSLTQAMKDLTFWVTMLITVMALVAPVLAYKFYLLDVHPSLSDKIRQKSLKKIHSRASSDVRRTASSRRGRRSVRSGYAFAHQEGFGRLITSGKIMHKLPQDFAFPLGLGTKKTQVLHNNLNSADGPNSKTNNVTGQHMVNNNTNMRQNQNQNHSSMADITADGRGHGGDDGRGSGGSDDMSPRAPCQDLDTINL from the exons ATGATCGGGGGCAGGAGATGCAGCGAGGCCGCCCGGCGGCTAAGAAGGCGTCCTGACACGCTGGAACTATCAGTCCTGGATGGCCAACCTATGGAAACGGAACTCCAGGAGGACAATGAGCGGACCCCAACAACGGGAGCCGGAAATGGGAATGAATCCGGCACAGAAGCTGTCGAAGCATCGTGCTCGGCGTCCAGCAAAAGAACACGCTGGTTTCAATTCGCCAGGAGCTCCAAAAATCGAAGGAAACGATTGCGCTGTGATGAAGATGAGGAAGTTGTGCAGCAGGACAGAAGGAATTCCGATGTGGAGGGCAGTCGGAGGGCCTGCCTTGCCCAACCTGAGGGCATGAATATAGGCAGCTCCACTCAAACCATCGCCACACCCCTGATGGTGGGTGATAGTTTCTACAGCCTGGCGCCGGGAGGAGGAAATCCATCAGCCCACAAATCCGATGACCAGGAGCTGTACAAGCAGAGAGATCCTTCGGTGGCCTCGGAGTCAAAGTCGGTGCCCAGTATGAGACGTCTTTCCCAGATTAGAAGGCGCCGCAGCTCGTACTACTTTTCGG AAAACGAACGTAGAATTCGAGCCAACGACAAGGAGTTCAATGCCCAGTTCAAATATCAC AACAACTACATCAAGACCTCCAAGTATTCGCTGTTCACGTTTCTGCCTTTCAATCTGCTGGAGCAATTCCAGCGGTTGGCCAACTTCTATTTCCTTTGTCTGTTGGTCCTCCAGCTGATACCCGCGATATCCTCTCTCACTCCGGTGACCACAGCGATTCCTCTGATAGGAGTACTTACTCTGACGGCTGTTAAGGATGCCTATGATGATATT CAACGGCATATTTCTGACTCGCAGGTGAACAATCGCAAGTCGAAAACGCTGCGCAATGGCAAGTTGGTGGAGGCCAAGTGGTCTGAGGTACAGGTGGGCGATGTCATTCGGCTGGACAACAATCAGTTCGTGGCCGCCGACACCCTGTTGCTGTCCACATCCGAGCCAAATGGTCTGTGTTTCATCGAGACAGCTGAACTGGATGGGGAGACGAATCTCAAGGCAAAGCAATGCCTGACGGAAACCATCGAGCTGGGTGATCGCCACGATCTGCTCTGGAACTTCAACGGCGAGATCATCTGCGAGCGGCCCAACAATCTGCTGAACAAATTCGATGGCACCTTGATCTGGCGGGGTCAGAGGTTCGCCCTGGACAACGAGAAGATCCTGCTGAGAGGCTGTGTCCTACGGAACACGCAGTGGTGCTATGGCGTGGTGGTCTTTGCCGGAGTGGACACCAAGTTGATGCAGAATTCCGGAAAGACGCAGTTCAAGAGCACTGGTGTGGATCGCCTGCtcaactttattattattggg ATCGTCCTCTTTCTGGTGTCGATTTGTGCCCTTTTCGCGATAGGCTGTGCCATCTGGGAGGGCCTGATTGGCCAGCACTTCCAGTTGTATCTGCCTTGGGAGCACATCATACCCAAAGATTACATACCCACGGGAGCAACAGTCATTGGATTGCTGGTCTTCTTCTCGTATGCCAtagtcttaaacacagttgTGCCAATCTCACTCTACGTTTCAGTAGAG GTTATACGCTTCGTACAGTCGTTTCTCATCAACTGGGATGAGGAGATGTACTACCCGACCACCAATACCTATGCCAAAGCCCGCACCACCACGCTCAACGAGGAGCTGGGCCAGATCCAGTACATATTCTCGGATAAGACGGGCACCCTCACCCAGAACATCATGACGTTCAACAAGTGCAGCATCAATGGGCGCAGTTATGGCGATGTGATTGACCTGCGCACCGGCGAGCTGGTCGAGATTACGGAG caaacaattttccaaaatagcaacaccaacaaccgACCCAGTCCCACATGTGGAGCTATCGTAGCACCACCTGCAGCACCACCCCCCATCATCCTAGTGCACAAGGCCGAGGTCCATGCGAAGAAAAGTTCTCTGTTGGTGTCATCCTCCGGGGAGGCGCAAGTGGTGCCAGAAAGACCCAAATCGGATGACGAGCGCCCTGCTCCGCCGTTGGAGGCCGGTGAAAAGCGGCCAGGACTCAAGCATGTGCGCTACTCGGCGCCCAGTAGAAGTCAGGACGAAGACTCTGGTCGCTTGTCGCCCAGAGTGAGTGGAAGTCGAGGACTTAGTCCACCCATTGGCAATGAGGAGCGACGAAGCAGTGGAGGCTTCAAAAGGATTGGAGCCGGATGTATGCAGCGCCAATTGTCCCGCACTAGCAGTTGCGACAAAGTAAAGATTTTGCATGACAGCCAACAGACAGAAACACACAACATGCACCATTCAAGTCACAATCGCAAGCGATTAGTCAAGATCCGGTTTAAAAAAGCGCCATCAACAGCCACGCTGGGTGTTGTCTTCTCTCAGCTCGAGCACCACCTCGAAGAGGAGCCACAATCCACATCCGCACTTAGCACCACCAAGCACCACCATCGTCACAAGGCATTCGCCACCAATTGGAGTTCGTCGCCTCACAGAGTGCAC GCCCTTCAAAGTGTTGACTTTTCGGCCAATCCGCATCACGAGAGTGACTTCCGATGGTACGATAGATCGTTGCTGGATGCCGTCCGGTCGGATGAGGAGCACTCCCACGTGTTTTTCCGCCTCCTGGCCCTCTGCCACACGGTCATGGCCGAAACGGTGGACGGTAAGTTGGAGTACCAGGCCCAAAGTCCCGATGAGGCTGCCCTCGTTTCGGCCGCTCGCAATTTTGGCTTTGTCTTTCGCACACGAACACCGAATAGTATTACCATCGAGGTGATGGGACAAACGGAG GAATACGAGCTCCTGAATATCCTCGACTTCAACAACGTCCGCAAGCGGATGTCTGTGATTCTCCGGCGCGGTGACTCCATGGTGCTCTACTGCAAAGGAGCGGACAATGTGATATATGATCGTCTGCATGGCGGACAGGAGGACCTAAAGGCGCGCACCCAGGACCACCTTAAT AAATTTGCCGGGGAGGGTCTACGCACTTTAGCTCTGGCTGAACGGCGTTTAACGGAGCAGTACTACAACGACTGGAGGAGTCGGCAGCAGGAGGCAGCCCTTTCGATGGACTCGAGGGAGCAGAAGCTGAACGCCATTTACGAGGAGATCGAGAGCGAGATGCAGCTGGTTGGGGTGACGGCAATTGAGGACAAGTTGCAGGACGGCGTGCCCAAGTCAATTGCTAATTTGCAGAATGCAGGGATAAAGATATGGGTCCTAACCGGTGACAAGCAGG AAACTGCCATCAACATCGGCTACTCCTGCCAACTGCTTACGGATGAACTTGCGGACGTCTTCATCGTAGACGGCAATTCGGTGGAGGAAGTGGAAAAGCAGCTGAGGCAGTTCAAGGAATCTATAAAGATATACAATCGGTTTCGACCAGGAG GATTTGATGCATTTGACCGCCTAAACAGCGACAGCAACATGGATCCGCTGAGCGTGACCATGACACAAACATCCGCCTTCATGCAGGAGACGAACCTCCCACCCACGCCGCCTCCACCGCCTGCCATCTCGGTGGTTACCTTTAGGTGGGATGAGAAAAATAAGGATAATAAGGGCGGACCGGACAG TGCTGAGTGCAATGACTTGTTCGGCGATGAGAAGGGGAGCGACGATGGAGGCACTGCCTCCATTGTGGTGGATGAAAATACAGGATTTGCTCTGGTGGTCAATGGTCATTCCCTGGTGCACTGCCTTTCGCCGGAATTGGAGAACAA ATTCCTAGACATCGCCTCGCAGTGCAAGGCGGTCATCTGTTGTCGGGTAACGCCACTTCAGAAGGCGCTGGTCGTCGAGCTAATAAAGCGTGCCAAAAACGCGGTCACTCTGGCTATTGGTGATGGCGCCAACGATGTGTCCATGATTAAAG CTGCTCACATAGGCGTTGGAATCTCAGGACAGGAGGGTCTTCAGGCTGTCCTCTCCAGTGACTACTCCATAGCCCAGTTTCGATACCTGGAGCGATTGCTGCTTGTACATGGTCGATGGTCCTACTACCGCATGTGCAAGTTCCTAAGATACTTTTTCTACAAGAACTTTGCATTTACACTGTGCCACTGCTGGTACTCGCTCTTCTGCGGCTTCAGCGCTCAG ACGGTTTTCGACCCGATGTTCATATCGGTGTATAATCTATTTTACACGTCGCTACCCGTTTTGGCGTTGGGCGTCTTCGAACAGGATGTCTCGGACAAGAACAGTCTGGAGTTTCCGCGTCTCTACACTCCGGGTCTAAAGAGCGAGTTGTTCAACATTCGGGAGTTCATCTATAGTGTGTTACACGGTGCCTTCACCTCGCTGGTCCTGTTCCTGATTCCATATGGCGTCTACAAGGATGGCGTCTCGGCGAACGGATTTATTGTGAGCGATCACATGACACTCGGCGCCGTTGTGGCTACCATACTCATAGTGGATAATACAGCTCAG ATATCTTTGTACACCTCCTACTGGACGGTTGTCAATCATGTGACCATTTGGGGCAGTTTGGTTTGGTACTTTGTGCTGGACTACTTCTACAACTATGTTATTGGTGGCCCTTATGTGGGCTCCTTGACGCAAGCCATGAAGGACCTGACCTTTTGGGTCACCATGTTGATCACAGTGATGGCGTTGGTGGCTCCAGTCTTGGCCTACAAGTTCTATTTGCTCGATGTACATCCGAGTCTGTCTGATAAg ATCCGACAAAAGTCTCTAAAGAAGATCCACTCCAGAGCTTCAAGTGATGTCAGGCGAACGGCCTCATCACGTCGTGGTCGTCGCTCCGTACGATCGGGATATGCCTTTGCCCATCAG GAGGGCTTTGGTCGCCTGATAACCTCCGGCAAGATTATGCACAAGCTGCCGCAGGACTTTGCGTTTCCCCTGGGCTTGGGCACCAAGAAAACACAGGTGCTGCACAACAACCTGAACTCGGCCGATGGACCGAACTCTAAGACCAACAATGTGACTGGCCAGCATATGgtcaacaacaacacaaataTGCGACAGaatcagaaccagaaccacTCGTCCATGGCGGATATAACGGCTGATGGGCGGGGCCATGGGGGAGATGATGGCAGAGGTAGTGGGGGCTCGGATGATATGAGTCCTCGTGCTCCCTGCCAGGACTTGGATACGATTAATCTCTAA
- the LOC6536757 gene encoding phospholipid-transporting ATPase ID isoform X4 has translation MIGGRRCSEAARRLRRRPDTLELSVLDGQPMETELQEDNERTPTTGAGNGNESGTEAVEASCSASSKRTRWFQFARSSKNRRKRLRCDEDEEVVQQDRRNSDVEGSRRACLAQPEGMNIGSSTQTIATPLMVGDSFYSLAPGGGNPSAHKSDDQELYKQRDPSVASESKSVPSMRRLSQIRRRRSSYYFSENERRIRANDKEFNAQFKYHNNYIKTSKYSLFTFLPFNLLEQFQRLANFYFLCLLVLQLIPAISSLTPVTTAIPLIGVLTLTAVKDAYDDIQRHISDSQVNNRKSKTLRNGKLVEAKWSEVQVGDVIRLDNNQFVAADTLLLSTSEPNGLCFIETAELDGETNLKAKQCLTETIELGDRHDLLWNFNGEIICERPNNLLNKFDGTLIWRGQRFALDNEKILLRGCVLRNTQWCYGVVVFAGVDTKLMQNSGKTQFKSTGVDRLLNFIIIGIVLFLVSICALFAIGCAIWEGLIGQHFQLYLPWEHIIPKDYIPTGATVIGLLVFFSYAIVLNTVVPISLYVSVEVIRFVQSFLINWDEEMYYPTTNTYAKARTTTLNEELGQIQYIFSDKTGTLTQNIMTFNKCSINGRSYGDVIDLRTGELVEITEQQTIFQNSNTNNRPSPTCGAIVAPPAAPPPIILVHKAEVHAKKSSLLVSSSGEAQVVPERPKSDDERPAPPLEAGEKRPGLKHVRYSAPSRSQDEDSGRLSPRVSGSRGLSPPIGNEERRSSGGFKRIGAGCMQRQLSRTSSCDKALQSVDFSANPHHESDFRWYDRSLLDAVRSDEEHSHVFFRLLALCHTVMAETVDGKLEYQAQSPDEAALVSAARNFGFVFRTRTPNSITIEVMGQTEEYELLNILDFNNVRKRMSVILRRGDSMVLYCKGADNVIYDRLHGGQEDLKARTQDHLNKFAGEGLRTLALAERRLTEQYYNDWRSRQQEAALSMDSREQKLNAIYEEIESEMQLVGVTAIEDKLQDGVPKSIANLQNAGIKIWVLTGDKQETAINIGYSCQLLTDELADVFIVDGNSVEEVEKQLRQFKESIKIYNRFRPGGFDAFDRLNSDSNMDPLSVTMTQTSAFMQETNLPPTPPPPPAISVVTFRWDEKNKDNKGGPDSAECNDLFGDEKGSDDGGTASIVVDENTGFALVVNGHSLVHCLSPELENKFLDIASQCKAVICCRVTPLQKALVVELIKRAKNAVTLAIGDGANDVSMIKAAHIGVGISGQEGLQAVLSSDYSIAQFRYLERLLLVHGRWSYYRMCKFLRYFFYKNFAFTLCHCWYSLFCGFSAQTVFDPMFISVYNLFYTSLPVLALGVFEQDVSDKNSLEFPRLYTPGLKSELFNIREFIYSVLHGAFTSLVLFLIPYGVYKDGVSANGFIVSDHMTLGAVVATILIVDNTAQISLYTSYWTVVNHVTIWGSLVWYFVLDYFYNYVIGGPYVGSLTQAMKDLTFWVTMLITVMALVAPVLAYKFYLLDVHPSLSDKIRQKSLKKIHSRASSDVRRTASSRRGRRSVRSGYAFAHQEGFGRLITSGKIMHKLPQDFAFPLGLGTKKTQVLHNNLNSADGPNSKTNNVTGQHMVNNNTNMRQNQNQNHSSMADITADGRGHGGDDGRGSGGSDDMSPRAPCQDLDTINL, from the exons ATGATCGGGGGCAGGAGATGCAGCGAGGCCGCCCGGCGGCTAAGAAGGCGTCCTGACACGCTGGAACTATCAGTCCTGGATGGCCAACCTATGGAAACGGAACTCCAGGAGGACAATGAGCGGACCCCAACAACGGGAGCCGGAAATGGGAATGAATCCGGCACAGAAGCTGTCGAAGCATCGTGCTCGGCGTCCAGCAAAAGAACACGCTGGTTTCAATTCGCCAGGAGCTCCAAAAATCGAAGGAAACGATTGCGCTGTGATGAAGATGAGGAAGTTGTGCAGCAGGACAGAAGGAATTCCGATGTGGAGGGCAGTCGGAGGGCCTGCCTTGCCCAACCTGAGGGCATGAATATAGGCAGCTCCACTCAAACCATCGCCACACCCCTGATGGTGGGTGATAGTTTCTACAGCCTGGCGCCGGGAGGAGGAAATCCATCAGCCCACAAATCCGATGACCAGGAGCTGTACAAGCAGAGAGATCCTTCGGTGGCCTCGGAGTCAAAGTCGGTGCCCAGTATGAGACGTCTTTCCCAGATTAGAAGGCGCCGCAGCTCGTACTACTTTTCGG AAAACGAACGTAGAATTCGAGCCAACGACAAGGAGTTCAATGCCCAGTTCAAATATCAC AACAACTACATCAAGACCTCCAAGTATTCGCTGTTCACGTTTCTGCCTTTCAATCTGCTGGAGCAATTCCAGCGGTTGGCCAACTTCTATTTCCTTTGTCTGTTGGTCCTCCAGCTGATACCCGCGATATCCTCTCTCACTCCGGTGACCACAGCGATTCCTCTGATAGGAGTACTTACTCTGACGGCTGTTAAGGATGCCTATGATGATATT CAACGGCATATTTCTGACTCGCAGGTGAACAATCGCAAGTCGAAAACGCTGCGCAATGGCAAGTTGGTGGAGGCCAAGTGGTCTGAGGTACAGGTGGGCGATGTCATTCGGCTGGACAACAATCAGTTCGTGGCCGCCGACACCCTGTTGCTGTCCACATCCGAGCCAAATGGTCTGTGTTTCATCGAGACAGCTGAACTGGATGGGGAGACGAATCTCAAGGCAAAGCAATGCCTGACGGAAACCATCGAGCTGGGTGATCGCCACGATCTGCTCTGGAACTTCAACGGCGAGATCATCTGCGAGCGGCCCAACAATCTGCTGAACAAATTCGATGGCACCTTGATCTGGCGGGGTCAGAGGTTCGCCCTGGACAACGAGAAGATCCTGCTGAGAGGCTGTGTCCTACGGAACACGCAGTGGTGCTATGGCGTGGTGGTCTTTGCCGGAGTGGACACCAAGTTGATGCAGAATTCCGGAAAGACGCAGTTCAAGAGCACTGGTGTGGATCGCCTGCtcaactttattattattggg ATCGTCCTCTTTCTGGTGTCGATTTGTGCCCTTTTCGCGATAGGCTGTGCCATCTGGGAGGGCCTGATTGGCCAGCACTTCCAGTTGTATCTGCCTTGGGAGCACATCATACCCAAAGATTACATACCCACGGGAGCAACAGTCATTGGATTGCTGGTCTTCTTCTCGTATGCCAtagtcttaaacacagttgTGCCAATCTCACTCTACGTTTCAGTAGAG GTTATACGCTTCGTACAGTCGTTTCTCATCAACTGGGATGAGGAGATGTACTACCCGACCACCAATACCTATGCCAAAGCCCGCACCACCACGCTCAACGAGGAGCTGGGCCAGATCCAGTACATATTCTCGGATAAGACGGGCACCCTCACCCAGAACATCATGACGTTCAACAAGTGCAGCATCAATGGGCGCAGTTATGGCGATGTGATTGACCTGCGCACCGGCGAGCTGGTCGAGATTACGGAG cagcaaacaattttccaaaatagcaacaccaacaaccgACCCAGTCCCACATGTGGAGCTATCGTAGCACCACCTGCAGCACCACCCCCCATCATCCTAGTGCACAAGGCCGAGGTCCATGCGAAGAAAAGTTCTCTGTTGGTGTCATCCTCCGGGGAGGCGCAAGTGGTGCCAGAAAGACCCAAATCGGATGACGAGCGCCCTGCTCCGCCGTTGGAGGCCGGTGAAAAGCGGCCAGGACTCAAGCATGTGCGCTACTCGGCGCCCAGTAGAAGTCAGGACGAAGACTCTGGTCGCTTGTCGCCCAGAGTGAGTGGAAGTCGAGGACTTAGTCCACCCATTGGCAATGAGGAGCGACGAAGCAGTGGAGGCTTCAAAAGGATTGGAGCCGGATGTATGCAGCGCCAATTGTCCCGCACTAGCAGTTGCGACAAA GCCCTTCAAAGTGTTGACTTTTCGGCCAATCCGCATCACGAGAGTGACTTCCGATGGTACGATAGATCGTTGCTGGATGCCGTCCGGTCGGATGAGGAGCACTCCCACGTGTTTTTCCGCCTCCTGGCCCTCTGCCACACGGTCATGGCCGAAACGGTGGACGGTAAGTTGGAGTACCAGGCCCAAAGTCCCGATGAGGCTGCCCTCGTTTCGGCCGCTCGCAATTTTGGCTTTGTCTTTCGCACACGAACACCGAATAGTATTACCATCGAGGTGATGGGACAAACGGAG GAATACGAGCTCCTGAATATCCTCGACTTCAACAACGTCCGCAAGCGGATGTCTGTGATTCTCCGGCGCGGTGACTCCATGGTGCTCTACTGCAAAGGAGCGGACAATGTGATATATGATCGTCTGCATGGCGGACAGGAGGACCTAAAGGCGCGCACCCAGGACCACCTTAAT AAATTTGCCGGGGAGGGTCTACGCACTTTAGCTCTGGCTGAACGGCGTTTAACGGAGCAGTACTACAACGACTGGAGGAGTCGGCAGCAGGAGGCAGCCCTTTCGATGGACTCGAGGGAGCAGAAGCTGAACGCCATTTACGAGGAGATCGAGAGCGAGATGCAGCTGGTTGGGGTGACGGCAATTGAGGACAAGTTGCAGGACGGCGTGCCCAAGTCAATTGCTAATTTGCAGAATGCAGGGATAAAGATATGGGTCCTAACCGGTGACAAGCAGG AAACTGCCATCAACATCGGCTACTCCTGCCAACTGCTTACGGATGAACTTGCGGACGTCTTCATCGTAGACGGCAATTCGGTGGAGGAAGTGGAAAAGCAGCTGAGGCAGTTCAAGGAATCTATAAAGATATACAATCGGTTTCGACCAGGAG GATTTGATGCATTTGACCGCCTAAACAGCGACAGCAACATGGATCCGCTGAGCGTGACCATGACACAAACATCCGCCTTCATGCAGGAGACGAACCTCCCACCCACGCCGCCTCCACCGCCTGCCATCTCGGTGGTTACCTTTAGGTGGGATGAGAAAAATAAGGATAATAAGGGCGGACCGGACAG TGCTGAGTGCAATGACTTGTTCGGCGATGAGAAGGGGAGCGACGATGGAGGCACTGCCTCCATTGTGGTGGATGAAAATACAGGATTTGCTCTGGTGGTCAATGGTCATTCCCTGGTGCACTGCCTTTCGCCGGAATTGGAGAACAA ATTCCTAGACATCGCCTCGCAGTGCAAGGCGGTCATCTGTTGTCGGGTAACGCCACTTCAGAAGGCGCTGGTCGTCGAGCTAATAAAGCGTGCCAAAAACGCGGTCACTCTGGCTATTGGTGATGGCGCCAACGATGTGTCCATGATTAAAG CTGCTCACATAGGCGTTGGAATCTCAGGACAGGAGGGTCTTCAGGCTGTCCTCTCCAGTGACTACTCCATAGCCCAGTTTCGATACCTGGAGCGATTGCTGCTTGTACATGGTCGATGGTCCTACTACCGCATGTGCAAGTTCCTAAGATACTTTTTCTACAAGAACTTTGCATTTACACTGTGCCACTGCTGGTACTCGCTCTTCTGCGGCTTCAGCGCTCAG ACGGTTTTCGACCCGATGTTCATATCGGTGTATAATCTATTTTACACGTCGCTACCCGTTTTGGCGTTGGGCGTCTTCGAACAGGATGTCTCGGACAAGAACAGTCTGGAGTTTCCGCGTCTCTACACTCCGGGTCTAAAGAGCGAGTTGTTCAACATTCGGGAGTTCATCTATAGTGTGTTACACGGTGCCTTCACCTCGCTGGTCCTGTTCCTGATTCCATATGGCGTCTACAAGGATGGCGTCTCGGCGAACGGATTTATTGTGAGCGATCACATGACACTCGGCGCCGTTGTGGCTACCATACTCATAGTGGATAATACAGCTCAG ATATCTTTGTACACCTCCTACTGGACGGTTGTCAATCATGTGACCATTTGGGGCAGTTTGGTTTGGTACTTTGTGCTGGACTACTTCTACAACTATGTTATTGGTGGCCCTTATGTGGGCTCCTTGACGCAAGCCATGAAGGACCTGACCTTTTGGGTCACCATGTTGATCACAGTGATGGCGTTGGTGGCTCCAGTCTTGGCCTACAAGTTCTATTTGCTCGATGTACATCCGAGTCTGTCTGATAAg ATCCGACAAAAGTCTCTAAAGAAGATCCACTCCAGAGCTTCAAGTGATGTCAGGCGAACGGCCTCATCACGTCGTGGTCGTCGCTCCGTACGATCGGGATATGCCTTTGCCCATCAG GAGGGCTTTGGTCGCCTGATAACCTCCGGCAAGATTATGCACAAGCTGCCGCAGGACTTTGCGTTTCCCCTGGGCTTGGGCACCAAGAAAACACAGGTGCTGCACAACAACCTGAACTCGGCCGATGGACCGAACTCTAAGACCAACAATGTGACTGGCCAGCATATGgtcaacaacaacacaaataTGCGACAGaatcagaaccagaaccacTCGTCCATGGCGGATATAACGGCTGATGGGCGGGGCCATGGGGGAGATGATGGCAGAGGTAGTGGGGGCTCGGATGATATGAGTCCTCGTGCTCCCTGCCAGGACTTGGATACGATTAATCTCTAA